In one window of Leptidea sinapis chromosome 9, ilLepSina1.1, whole genome shotgun sequence DNA:
- the LOC126965934 gene encoding uncharacterized protein LOC126965934 isoform X2, with the protein MFMNRQANMFPPFVCCLRNNYGDDGFAVVSEYFGRGLFNKVTVVTDAPAPRDASDRDALSERDTPSEPAQDKGKTYGPGAEAKLRLQEGQSKQVFGPNKSSVVPVPEGRMRLMERQQYSSSLEANIKSIEPATHIPPCRQPSPRLSPNISSAITNSNPFEDTYDESKNPFADEQNDPTNPFSDDDDYDKNMNPFT; encoded by the exons atgtttatgaatCGTCAAGCGAATATGTTTCCGCCGTTTGTGTGCTGCTTGAGAAACAATTATGGCGACGATGG TTTTGCGGTGGTGTCGGAGTACTTCGGGCGCGGTCTGTTCAACAAGGTGACGGTGGTGACGGACGCGCCCGCACCGCGTGACGCGAGTGATAGAGATGCCCTGAGCGAGCGGGACACTCCCAGCGAGCCCGCGCAGGATAAGGGGAAGACGTACGGGCCCGGGGCAGAAGCTAAACTGAGGCTGCAAGAAGGACAGAGCAAGCAAG TGTTCGGCCCAAACAAGAGCTCAGTAGTTCCGGTACCCGAAGGTCGCATGAGACTCATGGAGCGGCAGCAGTACAGCTCCAGCCTCGAAGCCAACATCAAGAGCATCGAACCCGCGACCCACATTCCCCCTTGCAGGCAGCCCTCGCCGAGGTTATCACCTAACATCTCCTCTGCCATCACCAACTCGAACCCCTTCGAGGATACATACGACGAGAGTAAGAACCCCTTTGCAGACGAACAGAACGACCCCACAAACCCCTTCTCGGATGATGACGATTATGATAAGAACATGAATCCGTTCACGTAa